In Luteimonas sp. MC1750, the following proteins share a genomic window:
- a CDS encoding DUF3106 domain-containing protein: MPNPTIRSTTTALLLALATFTLPAAAQTPAGPALPAWDQLSDAQREALVAPLRQRWDDHPERRARMLEHAERWQQMPPEQRERARRGAERWRQMDPEKRGALRALYAHMRTLPEAEREVLRKQWGAMTPAQRRAWVQAHPAPPRAPRSPEPPRDR; this comes from the coding sequence ATGCCGAATCCCACGATCCGCTCGACCACCACCGCGCTGCTTCTGGCGCTGGCCACGTTCACCCTGCCGGCCGCCGCACAGACGCCCGCCGGACCGGCACTCCCAGCCTGGGACCAGCTGAGCGACGCGCAGCGCGAGGCCCTGGTCGCGCCGCTGCGCCAGCGCTGGGACGACCATCCCGAGCGCCGCGCGCGCATGCTCGAACATGCCGAGCGCTGGCAGCAGATGCCGCCCGAACAGCGTGAGCGTGCCCGCCGGGGCGCCGAGCGCTGGCGACAGATGGATCCGGAAAAGCGCGGCGCCCTGCGCGCCCTCTATGCGCACATGCGAACCCTGCCCGAGGCCGAGCGCGAGGTCCTGCGCAAGCAGTGGGGCGCGATGACGCCGGCGCAGCGGCGCGCGTGGGTCCAGGCGCATCCGGCGCCACCGCGGGCGCCCAGGTCCCCCGAGCCGCCGCGCGACCGCTGA